In Mercurialis annua linkage group LG5, ddMerAnnu1.2, whole genome shotgun sequence, a single genomic region encodes these proteins:
- the LOC126681915 gene encoding uncharacterized protein LOC126681915, which translates to MTRTRSSVATPSSGTTVDYRRDLIEFTSKIDDSMLTGIRETYDIPFDYTLHSCDPSFSANYRPETDRIVVYKEQFRGGLRFPLTPFLHGFVLTHKIPLGQIHPNAIRLLCAFAELVHQKGLIPTLGLVAEVFNVSRRANEFYLYLPFVRGKRLLAGLPKLNKGWQNLFFCVGHQNAFASFPLIWLDKPLPISVTKPPKKDLFLLEQLIGAARLKCFSAPDLVNNYLARLFPEYAPLVDDSGGSPDPSAGSQSLSHEPTESASLMDLSSSEKEMNYLDDIKIVVEELPGVTPSASALASSTPTASGGSQTMPASRSALNKPPMKKGDSSSRKVPEPSTRLKQASAKRRKLDLDLCPDPRAWIEEHFGSASIHDAEVSGLYSQFLQLSGDMDAWRQVPVDDIFDKFDASLLHVVQGVSFLRQQKDHLTEKYERELASLRQSAQAETQKLKNSLQVAVDKGKILERKVADRDASLLEVQRVRDRLLSEQKENRKDVNAYISGCLTDFCATAVGVVRQDYPDYDIGKFLAIDLRALGQRVMAKTAAKKKLSVDASTEKRVASAPLTPRSTSGATSTSDEGLVFDKPPLSETAALKSADDVEKEVAEELPTADSSILVERPSEVIPEDALGVDDVPEKMLSAGEGDASVTETAPSAEEVV; encoded by the exons ATGACTCGCACCCGTTCTAGTGTTGCCACTCCTTCTTCTGGGACCACTGTAGATTACCGTAGGGATTTAATTGAGTTTACCTCTAAAATTGATGATAGCATGCTTACTGGTATACGCGAGACATACGACATTCCTTTTGATTACACCTTGCATTCCTGTGATCCCTCCTTTAGTGCCAACTATCGTCCTGAAACCGATCGTATTGTTGTTTACAAAGAACAGTTTCGAGGTGGACTTCGTTTTCCCCTCACTCCTTTCCTTCACGGTTTCGTTCTTACCCACAAAATACCTCTAGGACAAATTCATCCAAATGCAATCCGGTTGCTGTGTGCGTTTGCTGAACTGGTTCACCAGAAAGGTCTAATTCCCACCTTAGGTTTAGTGGCCGAAGTGTTCAATGTTTCCCGGCGAGCCAACGAATTTTACCTTTATCTTCCTTTTGTTCGTGGCAAGCGTCTGCTTGCTGGTCTTCCTAAACTCAATAAGGGTTGGCAAAATTTGTTCTTCTGTGTTGGTCATCAAAATGCCTTTGCTTCCTTTCCCCTTATTTGGTTGGACAAACCTTTGCCAATTTCTGTTactaaacctccgaagaaaGATCTATTTCTTCTGGAACAGCTTATTGGTGCTGCGCGCCTCAAATGCTTCAGTGCTCCTGACCTTGTTAACAATTACTTGGCCCGCTTGTTTCCTGAGTATGCTCCCCTTGTGGACGATTCTGGTGGATCCCCAGATCCTAGTGCGGGTAGCCAATCTCTTTCTCACGAACCTACCGAATCTGCGTCACTTATGGATCTAAGTTCTTCTGAAAAGG AAATGAACTACCTAGATGACATCAAGATTGTTGTGGAGGAGTTGCCTGGTGTGACACCTTCTGCGTCTGCTCTTGCTTCCTCTACTCCAACTGCGTCTGGGGGCTCTCAGACAATGCCTGCGTCGCGATCTGCGCTGAACAAACCTCCTATGAAGAAAGGGGATTCTTCCTCCAGAAAGGTGCCTGAGCCCTCTACCCGATTGAAACAGGCGTCTGCGAAACGCCGGAAGCTTGACTTGGATTTGTGTCCTGATCCCCGTGCCTGGATTGAAGAGCACTTCGGATCTGCGTCCATTCATGACGCGGAGGTGTCTGGTCTGTACTCCCAGTTTCTTCAGTTGAGTGGAGATATGGATGCGTGGAGGCAGGTGCCTGTTGATgacatttttgataaatttgatgCTTCCTTGCTGCAT GTGGTTCAAGGCGTCTCTTTTCTGCGTCAGCAGAAGGATCACCTGACGGAAAAGTATGAACGAGAGCTTGCGTCTCTGCGACAATCTGCGCAGGCGGAAACGCAGAAGCTGAAAAACTCTCTCCAGGTGGCTGTTGACAAAGGCAAAATCCTGGAGCGAAAAGTTGCTGATCGTGACGCTTCTCTGTTGGAGGTGCAACGGGTCCGTGATAGGTTGCTGTCTGAGCAAAAAGAGAATAGAAAAGATGTGAATGCCTACATTTCTGGCTGTTTAACCGACTTCTGTGCTACTGCTGTCGGGGTGGTTCGTCAAGACTATCCTGACTACGACATTGGGAAGTTCTTAGCCATTGACCTCCGTGCCTTGGGTCAGCGTGTCATGGCGAAGACAGCTGCTAAGAAGAAGTTGTCTGTAGATGCTTCTACGGAGAAGAGGGTTGCTTCTGCGCCTCTAACGCCGCGTTCAACGTCTGGGGCCACATCAACTTCTGATGAAGGATTGGTATTCGACAAGCCTCCTCTTTCTGAGACCGCGGCCCTTAAGAGCGCAGATGATGTTGAAAAGGAGGTTGCCGAAGAGCTCCCTACAGCTGACTCTTCTATTTTGGTTGAGCGTCCTTCTGAAGTTATTCCTGAAGATGCCCTTGGCGTGGATGATGTTCCTGAGAAAATGCTGTCTGCTGGAGAAGGAGATGCTTCTGTCACAGAGACTGCACCTTCTGCGGAGGAAGTGGTGTAG